A region from the Cryptosporangium arvum DSM 44712 genome encodes:
- a CDS encoding NAD-dependent epimerase/dehydratase family protein has translation MAQRYGTGDRILLTGGAGFVGSHLSDALLARGAEVVVVDNFLTGSRENIAHLVDEPRFTLVEADVIEGLPVTGRFDAVLHFASPASPTDFEKLAFEVMKVNSAGTFHCLELAREQGARLVLASTSEAYGDPEVHPQPETYRGNVNPIGPRSVYDEAKRFAEAAAAGYRRIHDVDTGIVRIFNTYGPRMRPDDGRAIPTFVSQALAGAPITVHGTGGQTRSICYVSDLVDGILAMLDSAEPGPVNLGSEHELTMRELAETIVELTGSRSTISYLPRPTDDPELRRPDLTRARQLLDFAPAVSPADGLARTIEWFATVGSPTSAL, from the coding sequence ATGGCACAGCGGTACGGAACCGGCGACCGAATCTTGTTGACGGGCGGCGCCGGGTTCGTCGGTTCCCATCTCAGCGACGCGCTGCTGGCGCGCGGAGCCGAAGTCGTCGTCGTCGACAACTTCCTGACCGGTAGCCGCGAGAACATCGCGCATCTGGTCGACGAGCCCCGATTCACGCTCGTCGAGGCCGACGTGATCGAGGGACTCCCGGTCACCGGCCGCTTCGACGCGGTGCTGCACTTCGCCTCACCGGCGTCCCCGACCGACTTCGAGAAGCTCGCGTTCGAGGTCATGAAGGTCAACTCGGCCGGCACGTTCCACTGTCTGGAGCTCGCCCGGGAACAGGGCGCCCGGCTCGTGCTCGCCTCGACGTCCGAGGCCTACGGCGACCCCGAGGTGCACCCGCAGCCGGAGACCTACCGGGGCAACGTCAACCCGATCGGCCCGCGTTCGGTCTACGACGAGGCCAAGCGGTTCGCCGAGGCCGCGGCGGCCGGCTACCGCCGCATCCACGACGTGGACACCGGAATCGTCCGGATCTTCAACACGTACGGGCCGCGGATGCGGCCGGACGACGGGCGGGCCATCCCGACGTTCGTCTCCCAGGCGCTGGCCGGAGCACCGATCACCGTGCACGGCACCGGTGGTCAGACGCGGTCGATCTGCTACGTCTCCGACCTGGTTGACGGCATCCTCGCGATGCTCGACTCGGCCGAGCCGGGGCCGGTCAACCTCGGCAGCGAACACGAGCTCACGATGCGCGAGCTGGCCGAGACGATCGTCGAGCTGACCGGATCGCGGTCCACGATCAGCTACCTCCCGCGGCCCACCGACGACCCGGAGCTGCGTCGCCCGGATCTCACCCGGGCCCGCCAGCTGCTCGACTTCGCTCCCGCGGTGAGCCCGGCCGACGGCTTGGCTCGCACGATCGAGTGGTTCGCGACTGTCGGCTCCCCGACGTCAGCACTCTGA
- a CDS encoding class I SAM-dependent methyltransferase, whose amino-acid sequence MRAQHDPLTAGLPWYGWLFDRILVHTPDVAAVLEVGAGAGLLWTYNYDRLPMAWWVWLTDTNPDVVTELRNAVDGAPQVTVTHGDLADLPLGDSAFDTVVANHLLELLDDPMPALGEFGRVLRPGGSIVLAADGPTHLIELDRLLAGRVEGWRPLDVPRFHLGNGALVLAERFAGVRQERFSDGFRLLDADTVMMLLAAVCGRRLSIEHAAEIRAEVAAVIDRDGHFHLTTDTGLFVATAH is encoded by the coding sequence ATGCGCGCGCAACACGATCCGCTGACCGCGGGGCTGCCCTGGTACGGCTGGCTGTTCGATCGCATCCTCGTCCACACGCCTGACGTCGCGGCGGTGCTCGAGGTCGGCGCCGGGGCCGGGCTCCTCTGGACGTACAACTACGACCGCTTACCGATGGCCTGGTGGGTCTGGCTCACCGACACCAACCCGGACGTGGTCACCGAACTGCGCAACGCGGTCGACGGTGCGCCCCAGGTCACCGTCACCCACGGCGACCTCGCGGACCTGCCGCTCGGTGACTCGGCGTTCGACACGGTCGTCGCCAATCACCTGCTCGAACTTCTGGACGACCCGATGCCCGCGCTCGGCGAGTTCGGCCGGGTGCTCCGGCCGGGTGGGTCGATCGTGCTCGCCGCCGACGGGCCGACGCACCTGATCGAGCTCGACCGGCTGCTGGCCGGGCGGGTCGAGGGCTGGCGTCCGCTCGACGTGCCGCGGTTCCACCTCGGCAACGGCGCGCTCGTGCTGGCCGAGCGGTTCGCCGGGGTGCGTCAGGAGCGCTTCTCCGACGGTTTCCGCCTGCTCGACGCCGACACCGTGATGATGCTGCTGGCCGCCGTGTGCGGACGGCGGCTCTCGATCGAGCACGCCGCGGAGATCCGCGCCGAGGTCGCGGCCGTGATCGACCGCGACGGCCATTTCCACCTCACCACCGACACCGGGCTTTTCGTCGCCACCGCGCATTAG
- a CDS encoding solute symporter family protein, translating into MTVDTILAAEASGTSSGARTLTIVLFLLFVAATLGITIWASRQTRTATDYYAGGRSFSGFQNGLAIGGDYMSAASFLGIAGIIALNGYDGFLYSIGFLVAWLVALLLVAEPLRNSGRFTMADVLSFRMRQRPVRTAASLSTIVVSIFYLLAQMVGAGALVALLLGIKAGETFLGMTADTAKIVTIVMVGALMIVYVTVGGMKGTTWVQIVKAALLMTGAALMTVLVLWKFNFNISTMLGEAAEASGKGSAFLEPGLRYGVETAGDATKTLISKLDLISLGLALVLGTAGLPHILIRFYTVPTARAARTSVNWAITLIGIFYLMTLALGFGAAALVGGKAIAAQDAAGNTAAPQLAEELGREYAGDGGGAILLAVIAAVAFATILAVVAGLTLASSSSLAHDFYANVIKRGQVDERQEVNVAKISAFVIGAISIVLAIFAQQLNVAFLVALAFAVAASANLPAILLSLFWKRFNTTGATAGIYGGLIAAVGLVFFSPVVSGKGVNPTTGKSLSLFPADVDFHWFPLDNPGLVSIPIGFACAIIGTYLSKESDKDKWAELEVRSLTGSGAV; encoded by the coding sequence ATGACCGTCGACACGATCCTCGCCGCGGAGGCGAGCGGCACGAGCTCCGGCGCCCGGACGCTCACGATCGTCCTGTTCCTCTTGTTCGTCGCCGCGACGCTCGGCATCACGATCTGGGCCAGCCGGCAGACCCGCACCGCCACGGACTACTACGCCGGCGGACGCAGTTTCTCCGGTTTCCAGAACGGCCTGGCCATCGGCGGCGACTACATGTCCGCGGCGTCGTTCCTCGGCATCGCCGGCATCATCGCGCTGAACGGGTACGACGGCTTCCTGTACTCGATCGGCTTCCTCGTGGCCTGGCTGGTCGCGCTGCTGCTCGTCGCCGAGCCGCTGCGTAACTCCGGCCGCTTCACGATGGCCGACGTGCTCTCGTTCCGGATGCGGCAGCGGCCGGTCCGGACCGCGGCGTCGCTCTCCACGATCGTCGTCTCGATCTTCTACCTGCTCGCGCAGATGGTCGGCGCGGGCGCGCTGGTCGCGCTGCTGCTCGGCATCAAGGCCGGCGAGACGTTCCTCGGCATGACCGCCGACACGGCGAAGATCGTCACGATCGTGATGGTCGGCGCGCTGATGATCGTCTACGTCACGGTCGGTGGCATGAAGGGCACCACCTGGGTGCAGATCGTCAAGGCCGCGCTGCTCATGACCGGCGCCGCGCTGATGACCGTGCTGGTGCTGTGGAAGTTCAACTTCAACATCTCGACGATGTTGGGCGAAGCGGCCGAAGCCTCCGGCAAGGGATCCGCGTTCCTCGAGCCGGGTCTGCGCTACGGCGTCGAAACCGCCGGCGACGCGACCAAGACACTGATCAGCAAGCTCGACCTGATCAGCCTCGGTCTCGCGCTGGTGCTCGGCACCGCCGGCCTTCCGCACATCCTGATCCGCTTCTACACGGTGCCGACCGCACGCGCCGCCCGGACGTCGGTCAACTGGGCGATCACGCTGATCGGCATCTTCTACCTGATGACGCTCGCGCTCGGCTTCGGTGCCGCAGCGCTCGTCGGAGGTAAAGCGATCGCGGCCCAGGACGCGGCCGGCAATACCGCGGCACCACAGCTGGCCGAGGAACTGGGCCGGGAGTACGCCGGCGACGGTGGTGGCGCGATTCTCCTCGCGGTCATCGCCGCGGTGGCGTTCGCGACGATCCTCGCCGTGGTCGCCGGTCTGACCCTCGCGTCCAGCTCCTCGCTCGCGCACGACTTCTACGCGAACGTGATCAAGCGCGGGCAGGTCGACGAGCGTCAGGAAGTCAACGTCGCGAAGATCTCCGCGTTCGTGATCGGCGCGATCTCGATCGTCCTGGCGATCTTCGCGCAGCAACTCAACGTGGCGTTCCTCGTCGCGTTGGCGTTCGCGGTGGCGGCGTCGGCGAACCTGCCGGCGATCCTGCTCTCGCTGTTCTGGAAGCGGTTCAACACCACCGGTGCGACCGCGGGTATCTACGGCGGTCTGATCGCCGCTGTCGGCCTGGTGTTCTTCTCGCCGGTCGTGTCGGGCAAGGGCGTGAACCCGACCACCGGCAAGAGCCTGTCGCTGTTCCCCGCGGACGTCGACTTCCACTGGTTCCCGCTGGACAACCCCGGTCTGGTCTCTATTCCGATCGGGTTCGCCTGCGCGATCATCGGTACGTACCTGTCGAAGGAAAGCGACAAGGACAAGTGGGCTGAGCTCGAGGTCCGGTCGCTGACCGGCTCCGGCGCGGTCTAG
- a CDS encoding cation acetate symporter codes for MNLSGLVAVVAVTLATIALGLYGVRLARTTSDFLVASRAVSPTWNAAAISGEYLSAASFLGIAGLVMKNGVDMLWYPVGFAAGYLALLLFVAAPLRRSGAYTLPDFAETRLSSPRLRSLTTAFVVFIGWFYLVPQLQGAGLTLGTVTGAPYWVGAVGVAIVVTANVAGGGMRSITFVQAFQYWLKLTAIVFPVAVLLLAWQADERAELAPPTAPVFRAETNVDVRTPVRVEVTDPVTIRVDGRIDGSDRTGSATLAPGTHEIGPASVTFPADSAVPHLVGLAARDGTGWLTPSTTGGAALFGVYSLILATFLGTMGLPHVLVRFYTNPDGAAARRTTLVVLGLLGTFYLFPALYGALGRIYTPELFMTGNTDAVVLVLPAAMLDGFASSLVGGLVAAGAFAAFLSTASGLLVSVAGVLATDVLGAPEVGRSAGSVAGFRWAAVVAGAVPTVLALQLHGLDVSQVVGLAFAVAASSFCPLLVLGIWWRGLTDVGAAAGLLVGGGAAAVAVLLAVAGPTLTGWPAALVAQPAAWTVPLAFAVMVTVSVVTRRRIPANVGAMMLRLHAPESLRH; via the coding sequence ATGAACCTCTCGGGCCTCGTGGCGGTCGTCGCCGTCACCCTGGCGACGATCGCGCTGGGGCTCTACGGCGTCCGCCTGGCCCGCACCACGAGCGACTTCCTGGTCGCCAGCCGCGCGGTGAGCCCGACCTGGAACGCCGCGGCGATCAGCGGCGAGTACCTGTCGGCGGCCAGCTTCCTCGGCATCGCCGGGCTGGTGATGAAGAACGGCGTCGACATGCTCTGGTACCCGGTGGGGTTCGCCGCCGGATACCTCGCGCTGCTGCTGTTCGTCGCCGCCCCGCTGCGCCGCTCCGGCGCCTACACGCTGCCCGACTTCGCCGAGACCCGGCTCTCCTCGCCCCGGCTGCGATCGCTGACGACCGCGTTCGTCGTCTTCATCGGCTGGTTCTACCTGGTGCCGCAACTGCAGGGCGCCGGGCTGACGCTCGGCACCGTGACCGGCGCGCCCTACTGGGTCGGCGCGGTCGGCGTGGCGATCGTGGTCACCGCGAACGTGGCCGGCGGCGGCATGCGCTCGATCACGTTCGTCCAGGCGTTCCAGTACTGGCTCAAGCTCACCGCGATCGTGTTCCCGGTCGCCGTTCTGCTCCTGGCCTGGCAGGCCGATGAACGCGCCGAACTCGCCCCGCCGACCGCACCGGTCTTCCGGGCCGAGACGAACGTGGACGTCCGTACGCCGGTGCGCGTCGAAGTGACCGATCCGGTGACGATCCGCGTCGACGGGCGGATCGACGGCAGCGACCGGACAGGCTCCGCAACGCTCGCGCCGGGCACGCACGAGATCGGCCCGGCCTCGGTCACGTTCCCGGCCGACTCCGCGGTGCCCCACCTCGTCGGCCTGGCCGCGCGGGACGGCACCGGCTGGCTCACCCCGTCGACCACCGGGGGAGCGGCGCTGTTCGGCGTCTACTCGCTGATCCTCGCGACGTTCCTGGGGACGATGGGGCTGCCCCACGTCCTCGTGCGCTTCTACACCAACCCCGACGGTGCGGCCGCCCGGCGCACGACGCTCGTCGTGCTGGGCCTGCTCGGCACGTTCTACCTGTTCCCCGCGCTGTACGGCGCGCTCGGCCGGATCTACACGCCGGAGCTGTTCATGACCGGCAACACCGACGCGGTCGTGCTCGTGCTCCCCGCGGCGATGCTCGACGGGTTCGCGTCGTCGCTCGTCGGCGGCCTGGTGGCGGCGGGCGCGTTCGCCGCGTTCCTGTCGACGGCGTCGGGGCTGCTCGTCTCGGTGGCCGGTGTGCTCGCCACCGACGTGCTCGGTGCACCCGAGGTCGGCCGGTCGGCCGGCTCGGTGGCCGGGTTCCGCTGGGCGGCGGTGGTGGCCGGAGCGGTGCCGACCGTGCTCGCGCTGCAGTTGCACGGCCTCGACGTGTCCCAGGTGGTGGGGTTGGCGTTCGCGGTGGCGGCGTCGAGCTTCTGCCCGCTGCTGGTCCTCGGCATCTGGTGGCGCGGGCTGACCGACGTCGGTGCGGCCGCCGGCCTGCTGGTCGGAGGCGGCGCCGCGGCCGTCGCGGTACTGCTGGCGGTGGCCGGTCCGACGCTCACCGGGTGGCCGGCCGCGCTGGTGGCCCAACCGGCGGCCTGGACGGTCCCCCTGGCGTTCGCGGTGATGGTTACGGTGTCCGTGGTGACGCGACGCAGAATTCCCGCGAACGTCGGCGCAATGATGCTTCGCCTACACGCACCAGAGTCTCTTCGTCACTGA
- a CDS encoding DoxX family protein, whose protein sequence is MTPVRFAARTLLGYTFVRGGYAALRDPGESAEAVRPLVERVANQFPSVPKDPTTVVRATAAVQILAGTALAFGRAPRLSALLLAGSLVPAGGILPHKSADASPETKARQRAEFEKNLAVLGGLVLAAVDTQGRPSISWRARRAAKSARKSTEYAAKSARKSTEHAAKSARKSTEHAAKLAREKLPV, encoded by the coding sequence ATGACACCGGTACGCTTCGCTGCCCGCACGCTGCTGGGCTACACGTTCGTCCGTGGGGGCTACGCCGCTCTGCGTGACCCCGGAGAATCCGCGGAAGCCGTTCGGCCGCTGGTCGAGCGGGTCGCCAACCAATTCCCCTCGGTGCCCAAGGACCCGACGACGGTGGTCCGCGCGACGGCCGCCGTCCAGATCCTGGCCGGTACCGCGCTCGCGTTCGGCCGCGCACCGCGCCTGTCGGCGCTCCTGCTCGCCGGTTCGCTGGTGCCGGCCGGCGGCATCCTGCCGCACAAGTCGGCCGACGCCTCGCCGGAGACCAAGGCCCGCCAGCGCGCCGAGTTCGAGAAGAACCTCGCCGTCCTCGGGGGCCTGGTGCTGGCCGCCGTCGACACGCAGGGCCGCCCGAGCATCTCCTGGCGGGCCCGGCGAGCGGCGAAGTCGGCGCGGAAGTCGACCGAATACGCCGCGAAGTCGGCCCGGAAGTCGACCGAGCACGCCGCGAAGTCGGCTCGGAAGTCGACCGAGCACGCCGCGAAGCTGGCTCGCGAGAAGCTCCCCGTTTGA